The Setaria italica strain Yugu1 chromosome IX, Setaria_italica_v2.0, whole genome shotgun sequence genome has a window encoding:
- the LOC101780419 gene encoding zinc finger MYM-type protein 1-like, translated as MKRDGNIASLFQKHEAKRKAAAAAATSNRSSDPVVPVVEEQTRERVVEEIETHILAPPPPPPPQPSSVPPVYDINRLPQDPGLAFRGHDESKESSNRGNFIELLKFLAGNSEEVNKYVLENAPADESSDISHKEQLALCLRYVDKLGRPCEHFIGVVHVDDTTSLSLKNAIEALLLSHGLSLTQIRGQGYDGASNMKGDIKGLKTLIMQESPSAYYIHCFAHQLQLVLVAVAKGNTDCSFFFDQVSILLNIVGVSCKRHDMLRNARLENVKKALDCGEIESGTGLHQEMGLPRPGDTRWGSHYKTICSIITMYESIHDVLVDLGDDSTYKDDWTKIHFVTGAFETFEFVFFAHLMYIILGYTNELSECLQRREQGILNAVSLVNVAKKRMQELRSNGWDNFLERVTLFCDKHGVDVPAMDGDYVPYGKSARKSHARKQTNDDHFRREVYIGVIDQISQELDNRFDEINMELMSCMAAFNPSNSFESFDAQKLRRLAKFYPKDFSNNNLLRLELQLDNYIDDIRKDDRFKV; from the exons ATGAAGAGAGACGGGAacattgcatctctttttcagaAGCATGAAGCAAAGAGgaaggcagcagcagctgctgctactTCTAATCGTTCTTCTGATCCGGTTGTACCTGTGGTGGAAGAGCAAACTCGTGAGAGAGTAGTTGAGGAAATTGAAACTCATATCctagcgccaccaccaccgcccccaccgcaGCCGTCTTCTGTGCCACCAGTTTATGACATCAATCGCCTTCCACAAGATCCAG GGTTGGCGTTTCGTGGACATGATGAAAGTAAAGAATCTAGCAACAGAGGGAACTTCATTGAACTTTTGAAATTTCTTGCCGGAAATAGTGAAGAAGTGAATAAGTATGTTTTGGAGAATGCTCCAG CTGATGAGTCTAGTGATatatcacataaagaacaacTAGCTCTTTGCTTGCGTTATGTTGATAAATTGGGAAGGCCATGTGAGCATTTTATTGGAGTTGTTCATGTAGATGATACTACCTCTTTATCACTGAAGAATGCAATTGAAGCTTTACTTTTAAGTCATGGCTTGAGTTTGACTCAAATTCGTGGTCAAGGATATGATGGGGCTAGCAACATGAAAGGAGATATTAAAGGGTTGAAAACATTGATCATGCAAGAATCACCTTCTGCTTATTATATTCATTGTTTTGCTCATCAACTCCAATTGgttcttgttgctgttgctaaAGGAAATACTGATTGTAGCTTCTTTTTTGATCAAGTATCTATCTTGTTGAATATTGTTGGAGTTTCTTGTAAGCGCCATGACATGCTTAGAAATGCAAGGCTTGAGAATGTCAAGAAAGCACTTGACTGTGGTGAAATTGAATCTGGAACTGGATTACATCAAGAGATGGGTTTGCCTAGACCTGGAGATACTCGATGGGGATCTCATTACAAAACCATATGCAGCATCATTACTATGTATGAATCAATCCACGATGTACTGGTTGATCTTGGGGATGATTCGACATATAAGGATGATTGGACCAAAATACATTTTGTGACGGGAGCATTTGAGACCTTTGAATTTGTTTTCTTTGCACACTTAATGTATATTAttcttggatacacaaatgagtTATCTGAGTGTTTGCAAAGAAGGGAGCAAGGCATTCTTAATGCAGTATCACTTGTTAATGTGGCAAAGAAAAGAATGCAAGAATTGAGGTCAAATGGCTGGGATAATTTTCTTGAGAGGGTCACCTTGTTTTGTGATAAACATGGTGTTGATGTTCCTGCtatggatggtgattatgtTCCTTATGGAAAATCAGCAAGGAAATCTCATGCTCGAAAGCAAACCAATGATGACCACTTTAGAAGAGAAGTATATATTGGCGTCATTGATCAAATAAGTCAAGAACTTGATAATCGGTTTGATGAGATTAACATGGAGTTGATGTCTTGTATGGCAGCCTTCAATCCTTCTAATTCATTTGAGTCTTTTGATGCACAGAAGCTACGCAGACTAGCTAAGTTCTACCCAAAGGACTTCTCAAATAATAATTTGCTCAGACTTGAATTGCAGCTagataattatattgatgacatcAGGAAGGATGATAGATTCAAGGTCTAG
- the LOC101786188 gene encoding probably inactive leucine-rich repeat receptor-like protein kinase IMK2, producing MGVRSCRRDGVQCNVRSRRERRGGGLLVSLRLLLLLLLAAAAAMPARGQRSDGVVIAQADLQGLQAIRQALVDPRGFLSGWNGTGLDACSGGWAGIKCARGKVVAIQLPFKGLAGSLSDKVGQLTALRRLSFHDNIIGGQVPAAIGFLRDLRGVYLHNNRFAGAVPPALGGCALLQTLDLSGNYLSGSIPSTLANATRIYRINLAYNNLSGVVPGSLTSLPFLESLELGNNNLSGVMPPTIGNLRLLHDLSLGNNLISGSIPEGIGNLSKLRSLDLSDNLLGGSLPASLCNLTSLVELNLDGNDIGGQIPECFDGLKNLTKLSLKRNVLDGEIPATVGNLSALSLLDVSENNLTGEIPASLSGLANLNSFNVSYNNLSGPVPVVLSNKFNSTSFVGNLQLCGFNGSAICTSASSPVVSPSPPLPLSQRRTRKLNKKELIFAVGGILLLFLLLFCCVLLFWRKDKKESSSPKKSAKDTTTTKTVGKPGSGAGSGTDGGGDSGGKLVHFDGPLSFTADDLLCATAEILGKSTYGTVYKATMEDGSYVAVKRLREKIAKSQKEFEAEVNALGKIRHPNLLALRAYYLGPKGEKLLVFDYMPKGNLNSLLHARAPDSSPVDWPTRMNIAMGVARGLHHLHTDANMVHGNLTSNNILLDEGNDAKIADCGLSRLMSAAANSSVIAAAGALGYRAPELSKLKKANTKTDIYSLGVVMLELLTGKSPGDTTNGLDLPQWVASVVEEEWTNEVFDLEFMKDAAAGSETGEELVKTLKLALHCVDPSPPARPEAQQVLRQLEQIKPSIAVSAASSFTGEPSHTTATATSVTDETKSTITE from the exons ATGGGTGTGCGGAGctgccgccgcgacggcgtccAATGCAATGTCAGGTCGAGAAGGgagcggcgaggtggaggctTGCTGGTGTCGCTGCGGttgctcctcctgctgctgctggcggcggcggcggcgatgccggCGCGCGGGCAGCGGTCGGACGGCGTGGTGATCGCGCAGGCGGACCTGCAGGGGCTGCAGGCCATCCGGCAGGCGCTGGTGGACCCGCGCGGGTTCCTGTCGGGGTGGAACGGCACGGGCCTCGACGCCTGCTCCGGCGGCTGGGCCGGGATCAAGTGCGCGCGGGGGAAGGTCGTGGCCATCCAGCTCCCCTTCAAGGGCCTCGCCGGCTCGCTCTCCGACAAGGTCGGCCAGCTCACCGCGCTGCGCAGGCTCAGCTTCCACGACAACATCATCGGGGGCCAGGTACCCGCCGCCATCGGCTTCCTCCGCGACCTCCGCGGGGTGTACCTCCACAACAACCGCTTCGCCGGCGCCGTGCCCCCCGCGCTCGGCGGATGCGCGCTCCTCCAGACGCTCGACCTCAGCGGCAACTACCTCTCGGGGAGTATCCCTTCCACCCTCGCCAACGCCACCCGCATCTATAGGATCAACCTCGCGTACAACAACCTCTCCGGTGTCGTGCCGGGCAGCCTCACCTCCCTCCCGTTCCTTGAATCCCTTGAGCTAGGCAACAACAATCTCAGTGGCGTGATGCCGCCCACCATTGGCAACCTCAGGTTGCTCCACGACCTCTCTCTCGGTAACAATTTGATCAGTGGAAGCATCCCTGAAGGGATTGGGAACCTCTCCAAGCTCCGAAGTTTGGACCTCTCTGACAATCTGTTGGGTGGTAGCCTCCCTGCGTCACTTTGCAACCTCACTTCGTTAGTCGAGCTCAATCTCGACGGCAATGACATTGGAGGACAAATCCCGGAATGCTTTGACGGGCTGAAGAACTTGACCAAGCTGTCTCTGAAGAGGAATGTCCTCGACGGCGAGATTCCAGCCACCGTCGGGAACCTCTCGGCACTGTCACTGCTCGACGTGTCGGAGAACAACCTCACCGGTGAAATCCCAGCCTCCTTGAGCGGCCTTGCCAATCTCAATTCTTTCAATGTTTCCTACAACAACCTCTCAGGTCCTGTGCCTGTGGTTCTGTCCAACAAGTTCAATTCCACCTCGTTCGTTGGAAACCTTCAGCTCTGTGGGTTCAACGGCTCCGCCATTTGCACTTCCGCTTCATCTCCGGTGGTGTCGCCGTCTCCTCCGCTGCCTTTGTCGCAGCGGCGGACACGGAAGCTCAACAAAAAGGAGCTCATCTTTGCAGTGGGAGGCATCCTCTTGCTCTTCTTGCTCCTGTTCTGCTGCGTCCTCCTCTTCTGGAGGAAGGACAAGAAGGAAAGCTCGTCTCCCAAGAAGAGCGCCAAGGACACGACCACCACCAAGACCGTCGGCAAGCCCGGTTCTGGCGCAGGCTCGGGCACTGACGGCGGTGGTGACAGCGGCGGCAAGCTGGTTCATTTTGACGGTCCGCTCTCGTTCACAGCGGACGACCTGCTGTGTGCGACCGCGGAGATCCTGGGGAAGAGCACCTACGGGACGGTGTACAAGGCGACCATGGAGGACGGCAGCTACGTCGCGGTGAAGCGGCTCCGGGAGAAGATCGCCAAGAGCCAGAAGGAGTTTGAGGCGGAGGTGAACGCGCTCGGCAAGATCCGGCACCCCAACCTCCTCGCCCTCAGGGCCTACTACCTGGGGCCCAAGGGCGAGAAGCTCCTGGTGTTCGACTACATGCCCAAAGGCAACCTCAACTCTTTACTCCATG CTCGTGCGCCGGATAGCAGCCCGGTAGACTGGCCGACGAGGATGAACATCGCGATGGGCGTGGCGCGGGGGCTGCACCACCTGCACACCGACGCCAACATGGTGCACGGCAACCTCACCAGTAACAACATCCTCCTGGACGAGGGTAACGACGCCAAGATCGCCGACTGCGGCCTGTCGCGCCTCATGAGCGCGGCGGCCAACTCCAGCGTgatcgccgccgcgggcgccctCGGCTACCGCGCGCCCGAGCTCTCCAAGCTGAAGAAGGCCAACACCAAGACCGACATCTACAGCCTCGGCGTGGTCATGCTCGAGCTCCTGACCGGCAAGTCGCCAGGGGATACGACCAACGGTCTCGACCTGCCGCAGTGGGTGgcctcggtcgtcgaggaggagTGGACCAACGAGGTGTTCGACCTGGAGTTCATGAAGGACGCTGCAGCGGGCTCAGAGACCGGAGAGGAGCTGGTCAAGACGCTGAAACTGGCATTGCATTGCGTTGATCCTTCGCCACCAGCGAGGCCCGAGGCCCAGCAGGTACTGCGTCAGCTTGAGCAGATCAAGCCCTCTATTGCGGTCTCTGCCGCCTCGTCCTTCACCGGTGAGCCCAGCCATACTACCGCAACAGCCACCAGCGTCACCGACGAAACGAAATCTACAATTACAGAGTAG
- the LOC101785783 gene encoding abscisic acid receptor PYL4 produces the protein MPCIQASSPGSMPHQHHGRVLAGVGCAAQVAAAVAASTVGMRCGAHDGEVPAEAARHHEHGAPGPGRCCSAVVQHVAAPAAAVWSVVRRFDQPQAYKRFVRSCALLAGDGGVGTLREVRVVSGLPAASSRERLEILDDESHVLSFRVVGGEHRLQNYLSVTTVHPSPAAPDAATVVVESYMVDVPPGNTPEDTRVFVDTIVRCNLQSLATTAEKLAAVST, from the coding sequence ATGCCGTGCATCCAGGCGTCCAGCCCCGGCAGCATGCCGCACCAGCACCACGGCCGGGTCCTGGCCGGCGTCGGGTGCGCGGCGCAGGTGGCCGCGGCTGTCGCGGCGAGCACCGTGGGGATGCGGTGCGGGGCGCACGACGGCGAggtgccggcggaggcggcgcgccaCCACGAGCACGGGGCGCCGGGGCCCGGGCGGTGCTGCTCCGCGGTGGTGCAGCacgtggcggcgccggccgcggcggtgtgGTCCGTGGTGCGGCGGTTCGACCAGCCGCAGGCGTACAAGCGGTTCGTGCGCAGCTGCGCGCTCctggcgggcgacggcggcgtgggaACGCTCCGGGAGGTGCGCGTCGTGTCGGGCCTCCCCGCGGCGTCCAGCCGCGAGCGCCTCGAGATCCTGGACGACGAGAGCCACGTCCTCAGCTTCcgcgtcgtcggcggcgagcaCCGGCTCCAGAACTACCTCTCCGTGACCACCGTCcacccgtcgccggccgcgcccgacgccgccaccgtcgtcgtgGAGTCCTACATGGTGGACGTGCCGCCGGGCAACACCCCCGAGGACACCCGCGTGTTCGTGGACACCATCGTCAGGTGCAACCTCCAGTCGCTGGCCACCACCGCCGAGAAGCTCGCCGC